One Primulina tabacum isolate GXHZ01 chromosome 10, ASM2559414v2, whole genome shotgun sequence DNA segment encodes these proteins:
- the LOC142504874 gene encoding uncharacterized protein LOC142504874 produces MLCKPLADGGLGLKNLKAWNRALLAKTLWNIHLKKDTLWIRWVNHVYSCFGGVWNWGWNEDYSPLIKNILLIRDDIVRTSGSIEAATARLHNWFGISGGLSKAYAYFVNAKGVWPWKSLLAKICILPKHLFVLWLLVHSKLLTRDRLGFVLDRRCVLCNHANESVAHLFFQCRVSKQIWDRVRSWLSMNKMIHIYRCVPETTYVMILV; encoded by the coding sequence ATGCTATGCAAGCCCCTCGCGGACGGGGGATTGGGATTAAAGAATTTGAAAGCGTGGAATCGTGCATTGTTAGCTAAGACTCTGTGGAATATTCACTTGAAGAAAGATACCCTTTGGATTAGATGGGTGAACCATGTTTACAGTTGTTTTGGAGGGGTGTGGAATTGGGGATGGAACGAAGACTACTCACCATTAATCAAGAACATCCTGCTCATTCGTGATGACATTGTTCGCACATCTGGTTCTATAGAGGCTGCCACTGCTCGACTACATAACTGGTTTGGTATTAGTGGAGGGCTATCTAAAGCCTATGCGTATTTTGTGAATGCGAAGGGGGTGTGGCCGTGGAAATCTCTACTGGCGAAGATTTGTATTCTTCCAAAACATCTCTTTGTTCTTTGGTTGCTTGTTCACTCGAAGCTCTTGACACGAGATAGGTTGGGATTTGTATTGGATCGAAGATGTGTTCTATGTAACCACGCAAATGAGTCAGTTGCGCACCTGTTCTTCCAGTGCAGAGTTTCAAAACAGATTTGGGACAGAGTTCGCAGCTGGTTGAGCATGAATAAGATGATCCACATTTACCGATGTGTCCCTGAAACAACTTATGTAATGATTTTAGTGTAA
- the LOC142505919 gene encoding LOW QUALITY PROTEIN: serine/threonine-protein kinase VPS15-like (The sequence of the model RefSeq protein was modified relative to this genomic sequence to represent the inferred CDS: deleted 2 bases in 1 codon), translating into MGNKIARTTQASATEYYLHDLPSSYNLVLKEVLGRGRFLKSILCKHDEGLVLVKVYFKRGDSITLRDYELRLNHIRDVFSNLDHSHVWPFQFWLKTDKAAYLLRQYFFNNLHDRLSTRPFLSLVEKKWLAFQLLYAVKQSHEHGVCHGDIKCENVLVTSWNWLYLADFASFKPTYIPHDDPSDFSFFFDTGERRRCYVAPERFYEHGGKMQMAQDAPLTPAMDIFSVGCVIAELFLEGQPLFELSQLLAYRRGQYDPSQHLEKIPDSGIRKMILHMIQLDSESRLPAESYLQNYAVVVFPTYFSPFLHKFYSLLNPLSSDARVLACETSFQEILRQMIGNRTGNDIFSSTETFPNDTSQLPQAIDAKQDINRANILSSKGEETKQSSSHNHFDLLGDVSTLLRDVKQNNAHFSMNPVPDSVVNSVYSQDQKQNGLQLPGELIQSISTIFQRSHLPFLKKITMTDLTSMIFDYDNQSDTYGVPFVPLPSDMISCEGMVLIASLLCSCIRNVKVPFIRRVAVLLLKSCSLYIYDEDRLQRVLPYIIALLSDSAAIVRCAALEALCDILPLVRDFPPSDAKIFPEYILPMLSMLPDDPEESVRICYASNISKLALTSYGFLIHSKSLTEVGVINEASLSQKSFITKGRSDEPQRVSTDIQLTQLRKSISEVIQELVMGPKQTPNIRRALLHEIGNLCWFLGQKQSNDFLLPILPAFLNDRDEQLRAVFYGQIVYVCIFVGQRSVEEYLLPYIEQALNDVTESVIVNALVCLAILCRSNYLRKRILLDMIERAVPLLCYPGKWVRRSAVTFIASCSENLGAIDSYVFMVPLVRPFLRRQPASLASEKAILSCLKPSASRELYYQVLENTRSSDMLERQRKIWYSMSSQSKQLEAVELIQKTVKDLDLIKCWSETKHDDIHHNLIGNTGEHMDLTDSDDKNSKFKPMGRIIRNDLSLEEAQDRAASEKSELSGFMSPQMSCMNSFIDKSSESIPLYFFKVDNQRTGSAALATSDSSFPQNSLDFSSSSLHWMDPINKSFSLASTIPGPKLVSGSIYVGNGPAQLRRVVHEVEDREIDETTPITSKFNEVGLSDRMKRSSIENHSTNTELLDSPAAWSSTVPDSGWRPRGMLVAHLQEHKSAVNDISISVDHHFFVSASEDSTVKIWDCKKLEKDISFRSRLTYSLGGSRALCCAVLQGSTQIVVGESDGIIHLFSVDHISRGLGNVVENYSGITDVKRNGFGEGAILSLLNYSADGSAGKTVLCSTQNCGIHLWDTRTISHAWRTKVLPEEGYIASLAADPCGNWFVSGSSRGVLTLWDLRFCIPINSWQYSPACPIEKICLFVPPIGTPLSVATRPLVYVAAGCNEVSLWNAENGSRHQVFRTANNEAEAENYESPWALARPSAKTNTKSELRQNLNSKYRIDELNESPLRLPGIRALLPLPGGDLLTGGTDLKIRRWYHCSPDRSYCVCGPSVKGVGNDDFYETKSSFGVQVVQEAKRRPLATKLTRKATIAAAATDSAGCHHDSILSLASVKLKQRLLISSSRDGAIKVWK; encoded by the exons ATGGGCAATAAGATCGCGCGGACTACGCAGGCGTCGGCGACGGAGTATTATCTGCACGATTTGCCATCGTCTTACAATTTGGTGCTGAAGGAAGTGTTGGGGAGGGGGCGTTTCCTCAAATCCATACTGTGCAAGCATGACGAGGGTTTGGTTCTGGTCAAGGTCTACTTCAAGAGAGGCGATTCCATCACTCTAAGAGATTACGAGCTCCGTCTCAATCACATTCGAGATGTCTTTTCCAACCTTGATCACTCCCACGTTTGGCCCTTCCAG TTTTGGCTTAAAACAGATAAAGCTGCTTATTTATTGAGGCAATACTTCTTTAACAATCTTCACGATCGGTTGAGCACTCGACCTTTTCTCTCTCTTGTCGAAAAGAAATGGCTAGCATTTCAG TTACTTTATGCTGTGAAACAGAGCCATGAGCATGGAGTATGTCATG GTGATATTAAGTGCGAGAATGTGCTGGTCACTTCCTGGAATTGGCTGTACCTCGCTGATTTCGCATCATTTAAGCCTACATATATTCCGCATGATGATCCATCTgatttttcgtttttctttgATACTGGAGAAAGAAGACGCTGTTATGTTGCACCTGAG AGGTTTTATGAGCATGGAGGCAAGATGCAAATGGCACAAGATGCACCTTTGACGCCAGCAATGGACATCTTTTCAGTAGG GTGTGTGATTGCTGAGCTTTTTCTTGAAGGTCAGCCATTGTTTGAGCTATCTCAACTTCTTGCATATCGAAGAGGACAGTATGACCCTAGCCAACATCTGGAAAAG ATTCCAGATTCAGGAATTCGTAAAATGATACTTCATATGATTCAATTGGATTCAGAGTCGAGACTGCCTGCTGAGAGCTACCTGCAGAACTATGCCGTTGTTGTGTTTCCAACTTACTTTTCACCATTTCTTCACAAATTCTATTCCTTGTTAAATCCTCTAAGTTCTGATGCAAGG GTTCTAGCTTGTGAGACCTCGTTCCAAGAAATACTCAGGCAAATGATAGGCAATAGGACCGGCAATGATATCTTCTCTTCTACGGAAACTTTTCCAAATGATACAAGTCAATTGCCGCAAGCGATAGATGCAAAACAAGATATCAATAGGGCAAATATTTTATCGAGCAAAGGTGAAGAGACCAAGCAGAGCTCAAGTCATAATCATTTCGATCTTCTTGGGGATGTGAGTACGCTACTCAGGGATGTGAAGCAAAACAATGCTCATTTTAGTATGAATCCAGTGCCAGATAGTGTCGTTAATTCAGTTTATTCCCAAGATCAGAAGCAAAATGGATTGCAACTACCTGGGGAATTGATTCAAAGCATCTCCACTATATTCCAACGTAGTCACCTTCCATTCTTGAAGAAGATTACAATGACAGATTTGACCTCAATGATATTCGATTATGACAATCAATCAGACACTTATGGAGTGCCTTTTGTTCCATTACCTAGTGATATGATAAGCTGTGAGGGCATGGTACTGATTGCCTCACTTCTTTGTTCCTGCATTCGAAATGTCAAGGTACCTTTTATACGGCGGGTTGCTGTCCTGCTTCTGAAATCTTGTTCTTTATATATCTATGACGAAGATCGACTGCAACGTGTCCTTCCTTATATTATAGCGTTGCTTTCAGATTCAGCTGCAATTGTACGCTGTGCTGCATTAGAGGCTTTGTGCGACATTCTTCCtctagtcagagattttcctccTAGTGATGCCAAAATTTTTCCTGAATATATTCTTCCTATGCTTTCCATGCTTCCTGACGATCCTGAGGAAAGTGTTAGAATTTGTTATGCCAGCAATATATCTAAGCTTGCACTGACTTCTTATGGGTTCCTTATACACTCAAAAAGCCTGACTGAGGTAGGGGTTATTAATGAAGCAAGTTTATCGCAAAAGTCATTTATTACCAAAGGACGTTCTGATGAGCCACAGAGGGTGAGTACTGATATACAGCTTACACAGTTGAGAAAATCTATCTCAGAGGTTATTCAAGAACTTGTAATGGGTCCAAAGCAAACACCAAACATTAGGAGAGCACTCTTGCATGAAATCGGTAACCTTTGTTGGTTTTTGGGCCAGAAGCAGAGCAATGACTTCTTGCTGCCTATACTCCCTGCTTTTTTGAATGATCGAGATGAACAACTAAGGGCTGTATTTTATGGGCAAATAGTATATGTCTGTATTTTTGTGGGCCAGCGAAGTGTGGAGGAATATCTCTTACCTTACATTGAACAAGCATTAAATGATGTAACTGAGTCTGTTATTGTGAATGCACTAGTTTGCTTAGCTATCTTGTGCAGAAGCAATTATTTACGGAAGAGGATCCTGCTTGATATGATAGAGCGTGCTGTTCCTCTGTTATGCTATCCCGGTAAGTGGGTCAGGAGGTCAGCTGTCACCTTCATTGCATCGTGTAGTGAGAACTTAGGAGCAATTGATTCATATGTATTTATGGTCCCGCTCGTACGTCCTTTCTTACGTAGACAACCAGCATCTTTAGCCTCAGAAAAAGCTATCCTCTCGTGTCTGAAGCCATCGGCCTCGAGAGAATTGTATTATCAAGTTTTAGAAAATACCAGAAGTTCAGACATGCTTGAGAGACAGAGAAAGATTTGGTACAGCATGTCATCACAATCTAAGCAATTGGAAGCTGTAGAATTGATCCAGAAAACCGTCAAGGATTTGGATCTAATAAAGTGTTGGTCAGAGACAAAACATGATGATATACATCATAACCTTATTGGTAACACAGGGGAACACATGGATTTAACTGATTCGGATGATAAAAACAGTAAGTTCAAACCCATGGGAAGAATAATACGTAATGATTTGAGCCTGGAGGAAGCCCAAGATCGTGCAGCATCAGAAAAGTCTGAGTTGTCTGGATTTATGTCACCACAAATGAGTTGCATGAACAGCTTTATTGATAAATCATCAGAAAGTATACCTTTGTACTTCTTTAAGGTTGACAACCAGCGAACAGGTAGCGCTGCTCTTGCTACATCTGATTCTTCATTTCCACAAAATTCTTTAGATTTTAGTTCTTCCTCCTTGCATTGGATGGAtccaataaataaatcatttagttTAGCCAGTACGATCCCAGGTCCTAAGCTAGTATCGGGATCAATTTATGTTGGCAATGGTCCTGCACAATTGCGAAGAGTGGTGCATGAAGTAGAAGACAGAGAAATTGATGAAACTACCCCTATTACTAGCAAATTTAATGAAGTGGGATTGTCTGATAGGATGAAAAGGAGCTCTATAGAAAATCACTCTACAAACACTGAGCTGCTGGAC TCCCCAGCAGCTTGGTCATCCACTGTTCCAGATTCAGGCTGGAGGCCTCGGGGTATGTTGGTTGCACATCTCCAGGAGCACAAATCTGCTGTCAATGATATTTCTATTTCCGTGGACCACCACTTTTTTGTTAGTGCTTCTGAAGATTCTACTGTAAAGATATGGGATTGCAAGAAGCTGGAGAAGGACATCTCATTTAGGTCTAGGCTAACCTATTCATTGGGTGGTAGTCGAGCACTTTGTTGTGCTGTGCTTCAAGGTTCTACACAAATTGTTGTTGGGGAAAGTGATGGGATCATACATCTATTTTCTGTTGATCACATCTCTAGAGGGCTtggcaatgttgttgaaaaTTATTCTGGTATAACAGATGTTAAAAGGAATGGTTTTGGAGAAGGTGCTATACTAAGCCTTCTGAACTACTCTGCAGATGGAAGTGCTGGCAAAACAGTTCTATGCAGCACACAAAATTGCGGGATCCATCTCTGGGATACAAGAACAATCTCTCATGCCTGGCGTACAAAAGTGCTTCCTGAGGAGGGTTATATAGCTTCTCTGGCGGCAGACCCTTGTGGTAATTGGTTTGTATCGGGATCATCAAGGGGTGTGCTTACTTTGTGGGATCTGAGATTCTGCATACCTATTAACTCATGGCAATATTCTCCTGCATGCCCTATTGAAAAGATTTGTCTTTTTGTTCCTCCTATTGGTACACCCTTGTCTGTGGCTACAAGACCATTGGTGTATGTTGCGGCTGGGTGTAATGAAGTTTCGCTTTGGAATGCAGAAAATGGAAGCCGCCACCAG GTGTTTAGAACAGCAAACAATGAGGCTGAAGCTGAGAATTATGAGTCGCCATGGGCACTTGCCAGACCCTCTGCTAAGACCAACACTAAATCAGAATTGAGGCAAAATTTGAATTCGAAGTATAGGATTGATGAGCTGAATGAATCTCCCCTTCGTCTTCCTGGTATCCGTGCATTGCTTCCATTACCTGGTGGAGATCTTTTAACTGGGGGAACTGACTTGAAGATACGCCGATGGTACCATTGCAG CCCGGATCGGAGTTATTGTGTATGTGGACCATCTGTTAAAGGAGTTggaaatgatgatttttatgagACAAAATCTAGCTTCGGGGTGCAAGTTGTGCAG GAAGCAAAGAGACGACCACTGGCAACCAAATTGACTAGGAAAGCTACTATTGCCGCTGCCGCCACAGATTCTGCAGGGTGTCACCATGATTCTATCCTCTCTTTGGCTTCTGTGAAATTGAAACAGAGACTTCTGATATCAAGCAGCCGAGATGGAGCCATAAAGGTATGGAAGTAA
- the LOC142505346 gene encoding protein OXIDATIVE STRESS 3-like: protein MGDQEMKNFQEMGSKKSDEYCGSMESSYSSMNDSVDSSSSSSSELADDSSSPSSSSDSTSPQLGPLFELAELMSQLPIKRGLSKYYHGRSQTFGSLASVKNLEDLAKKESSYMERMKSCKSYGGNLNHHKFGPKATITKKCPRTSLSHAMATKVGTNMVINCKN, encoded by the exons ATGGGAGATCAAGAAATGAAGAATTTCCAAGAAATGGGATCGAAGAAGTCGGATGAATATTGTGGATCCATGGAGTCATCCTACTCTTCCATGAATGATTCGGTCGATTCATCTTCTTCCTCATCCTCCGAGCTAGCAGATGATTCATCATCACCATCTTCCAGCTCTGATTCTACTTCCCCTCAACTCGGACCTCTTTTTGAGTTGGCAGAGCTCATGTCCCAACTCCCTATCAA GAGGGGTCTATCCAAGTACTATCATGGGAGATCACAAACTTTTGGGTCATTAGCAAGTGTGAAAAACCTAGAAGATCTTGCAAAGAAGGAGAGCTCTTACATGGAAAGAATGAAGTCGTGCAAGAGCTACGGGGGGAATTTGAATCATCACAAATTTGGCCCGAAGGCTACCATAACAAAGAAGTGCCCTAGAACATCATTGTCGCATGCTATGGCCACTAAAGTTGGCACCAACATGGTCATCAATTGTAAAAATTGA
- the LOC142506094 gene encoding derlin-1-like, whose product ATIFLLLPITDRSIGLIVVSNLQLIFQIRDVFPGRVWRLITTFFFLGKFSINFGIRLLMIARYGVQLENGPFQRRTADFLWMMLFGAFSILALSAIPFFSSFYLGISLVFMLLYIWSREYPNANINLYGLVTLKAFYLPWAMLCLDAIFASPVGPDFLGIIAGHLYYLLTVLHPLAGGKNILKTPVLIHKIVARWRIGAPTNSPPQHDRATGGVFRGRSHRLRG is encoded by the exons GCAACAATCTTTCTTCTGCTGCCAATTACAGATCGCTCAATTGGATTAATTGTTGTTTCAAATCTCCAGCTGATTTTCCAGATTCGCGATGTCTTCCCCGGCCGA GTGTGGCGGCTGATAACCACATTCTTTTTTCTAGGCAAATTTTCAATCAATTTTGGGATTCGGCTCTTAATGAT AGCAAGATATGGAGTTCAATTGGAAAATGGACCTTTTCAAAGAAGAACAGCTGATTTCTTGTGGATGATGTTGTTTGGAGCTTTTTCTATATTG GCTCTATCTGCCATACCCTTCTTCTCGTCCTTTTACTTAGGCATATCACTTGTATTCATGCTTCTGTATATCTGGAGTAGAGAGTATCCAAATGCCAACATCAACCTTTATGGCCTTGTAACTCTTAAG GCATTTTACTTGCCCTGGGCAATGCTCTGTTTAGATGCCATCTTTGCTTCTCCAGTTGGACCAGATTTTTTGGGTATTATTGCTGGGCATCTTTATTACTTACTAACTGTGCTTCATCCGCTTGCTGGTGGGAAGAATATACTGAAGACGCCAGTTTTGAT ACATAAAATAGTGGCAAGGTGGAGAATTGGTGCTCCAACAAACAGCCCACCTCAGCATGACAGAGCTACTGGTGGTGTATTTAGGGGAAGATCTCATCGCCTCCGCGGATGA
- the LOC142505734 gene encoding uncharacterized protein LOC142505734, whose product MDPCPFVRLIVESLALNLPSATRPAGSEVHPSATPFYAKLKIKNFPSQTALLPLYGGAGHASANATELILSSSVGFHLDTDALRRLSCKTFYIKISVFTGRMGRTCGVSGGKLLGSVKVCVNLGSAETRNCIYQNGWMKIGGGGGGDPVARLHVIVRSEPDPRFVFQFGGEPECSPVVFQIQGNIRQPVFSCKFSADRNNRSRSLPSDFNTNNRGWTRTFSGDHDKQGRERKGWMIIIYDLSGSAVAAASMITPFVPSSPSSDRVSRSNPGAWLILRPEGVSVSSWKPWGRLEAWRERGPVDGLGYKFQLASDNGLTSAVPIAQGTMCVKNGGEFCIDNTRKESGLRFLMPTRGFVMGSSVEGEGKCSKPMVQVGVQHVTCMADAALFVALAAAIDLSMDACRLFSCKLRKEFSLEEHESLS is encoded by the exons ATGGATCCATGCCCGTTTGTCCGTTTGATCGTAGAATCTCTAGCTCTCAATCTCCCTTCCGCCACTAGGCCCGCCGGGTCGGAGGTTCATCCTTCGGCCACTCCATTCTACGCCAAGCTTAAAATCAAGAACTTCCCTTCGCAGACAGCCTTGCTCCCGCTCTACGGCGGCGCCGGGCACGCTTCCGCCAATGCGACCGAATTAATCTTATCCTCTTCCGTCGGCTTCCACCTCGACACCGACGCGCTACGCCGCCTCTCATGCAAAACATTTTACATCAAAATTTCTGTTTTCACCGGGCGAATGGGGCGCACCTGCGGGGTCTCCGGTGGGAAGCTGCTAGGGTCCGTTAAGGTGTGTGTGAACCTTGGCTCTGCGGAGACGAGGAATTGTATTTATCAGAATGGGTGGATGAAGatcggcggcggcggcggaggGGATCCGGTGGCGAGGTTGCATGTGATTGTCAGGTCTGAACCGGATCCTCGTTTCGTGTTCCAGTTCGGGGGTGAGCCGGAGTGCAGCCCGGTGGTTTTTCAAATCCAGGGAAATATAAGGCAGCCGGTTTTCAGCTGCAAGTTCAGCGCCGACCGGAATAACAGGTCACG GTCCCTTCCTTCTGATTTCAACACGAACAACAGAGGATGGACGAGAACGTTTTCGGGGGACCACGACAAGCAGGGGCGGGAACGAAAAGGATGGATGATAATCATCTACGATTTATCCGGCTCGGCTGTTGCAGCAGCCTCTATGATCACTCCATTCGTTCCGTCGTCCCCTAGCTCTGATCGTGTTTCTCGTTCTAATCCCGGTGCTTGGCTCATCCTCCGACCGGAAGGAGTCTCGGTTAGCAGCTGGAAGCCATGGGGTCGTCTTGAGGCATGGCGCGAGAGAGGCCCGGTAGATGGTTTGGGTTATAAATTCCAGCTCGCAAGCGACAATGGCTTAACTAGTGCAGTCCCTATCGCCCAAG GTACTATGTGTGTGAAAAATGGTGGCGAATTTTGCATAGATAACACGAGAAAAGAATCAGGATTGAGGTTCTTGATGCCAACTCGAGGATTCGTGATGGGGTCAAGCGTGGAAGGCGAGGGAAAATGCAGTAAACCAATGGTTCAAGTCGGCGTGCAGCATGTAACGTGTATGGCCGATGCCGCCTTGTTTGTAGCTCTTGCAGCTGCCATAGACCTTAGCATGGATGCTTGTCGGCTCTTTTCGTGTAAACTACGGAAAGAGTTTAGTCTCGAGGAACACGAGTCGCTTTCTTGA